One Curtobacterium sp. MCLR17_032 genomic window carries:
- a CDS encoding SDR family NAD(P)-dependent oxidoreductase, which yields MTDERTADRSTTDDRVLWVTGGGSGMGAAAAQAAARSGWRLVLSGRRTERLEAVAAGIRAEGGTADVLPLDATDPEAVTAARDTLLERHGRIDGLVLSAGLNSPRRRWDDQSMTDLRAVIDTNLTAVVQVVDAALPALRRSGGVVVVVSSYAGWSSQPGAGVAYSASKTALGPVVRTLNQQEAQHGVRATHLCPGDVATDFLEQRPSVPDAAARAVMLTPEDVGRAIGFVLCAPAHVRIDELVLSPVSQH from the coding sequence ATGACGGACGAGCGCACAGCAGACCGGAGCACGACGGACGACCGCGTCCTCTGGGTCACCGGCGGTGGCAGCGGCATGGGGGCTGCGGCCGCGCAGGCGGCGGCCCGGTCGGGCTGGAGGCTCGTCCTCAGCGGCCGTCGCACCGAGCGTCTCGAGGCGGTCGCCGCCGGCATCCGCGCCGAGGGCGGCACCGCGGACGTCCTGCCCCTCGACGCCACCGACCCCGAGGCCGTGACCGCGGCCCGGGACACCCTCCTCGAACGCCACGGGCGGATCGACGGACTCGTGCTGTCCGCCGGGCTGAACTCGCCGCGGCGGCGCTGGGACGACCAGAGCATGACGGACCTCCGCGCCGTGATCGACACCAACCTGACCGCGGTGGTGCAGGTCGTCGACGCGGCCCTCCCCGCGCTCCGACGCTCCGGCGGGGTCGTCGTCGTGGTGTCCTCGTACGCCGGGTGGTCGTCGCAGCCGGGAGCCGGGGTGGCGTACTCGGCGAGCAAGACCGCGCTCGGTCCCGTCGTCCGCACGCTCAACCAGCAGGAGGCGCAGCACGGCGTCCGCGCCACGCACCTGTGCCCGGGCGACGTCGCGACGGACTTCCTCGAGCAGCGCCCGAGCGTGCCGGACGCCGCGGCCCGGGCGGTCATGCTCACGCCCGAGGACGTCGGTCGAGCGATCGGCTTCGTGCTCTGCGCTCCGGCACACGTGCGGATCGACGAACTCGTGCTGTCACCGGTGTCGCAGCACTGA
- a CDS encoding VTT domain-containing protein, giving the protein MDAAEQVVLQLVGTPWAFLVVGLVLAVGSIAVFLPSQAMVVAIGTLLVGGDGGLLPVLLLVVAATIGMVLGDLALYRLARSVDLGSNSWFARPKVRKARESIDERYRAAPGRIAVLGRFIPMGRLTTNLVGADSGLDVRRFLLSCALADVVWAAYCVGIAAATGHWSREQPFLVTVLAVVASVLLGLGISAIEKAVRRRSEAAAAAV; this is encoded by the coding sequence GTGGACGCAGCAGAACAGGTGGTGCTGCAGCTCGTCGGCACCCCGTGGGCGTTCCTGGTCGTCGGCCTCGTGCTCGCCGTCGGCAGCATCGCGGTCTTCCTGCCCAGCCAGGCCATGGTCGTCGCGATCGGCACGCTCCTGGTCGGCGGTGACGGTGGGCTGCTGCCGGTGCTGCTCCTGGTCGTCGCGGCCACGATCGGCATGGTGCTCGGCGACCTGGCGCTCTACCGGTTGGCCCGGTCGGTCGACCTCGGCTCGAACTCCTGGTTCGCCCGGCCGAAGGTCCGGAAGGCCCGGGAGTCGATCGACGAGCGGTACCGCGCGGCCCCGGGTCGCATCGCGGTCCTCGGGCGCTTCATCCCGATGGGTCGGCTGACGACGAACCTGGTCGGCGCCGACAGCGGGCTCGACGTCCGTCGGTTCCTGCTCAGCTGCGCGCTCGCCGACGTCGTGTGGGCCGCGTACTGCGTCGGGATCGCCGCAGCGACCGGACACTGGAGCCGGGAGCAGCCGTTCCTCGTGACCGTGCTCGCGGTCGTGGCGTCGGTCCTGCTCGGCCTGGGGATCTCGGCGATCGAGAAGGCCGTGCGGCGACGCAGCGAGGCGGCGGCCGCGGCGGTCTGA
- a CDS encoding SMP-30/gluconolactonase/LRE family protein: MPSLTDLVPDPTALETLHTGSTWAEGPCWVPTTRTLRWSDIPGDRVLQWSAADGSVSVYAQGVEFTNGRTLDHDGSVVQCSHGRRRVERDRDGVVTPITTRWGAVAYNSPNDVVVARDGSVWFTDPAYGITQPREGHPGEREYGDHWVFRCGPNGEDLRPVVLDADEPNGLAFSPDERVLYVASSDGDRPVIRAYDVVTDAPAAPGVRGVRVKNGRDLVRFAPGEGVPDGLRVDEAGRIWTSAAVGVFVYEPDGTRIGVVPVPETVANLCFGGDDGRDLFITATTSVHRIRTTTRDAARR; encoded by the coding sequence GTGCCGAGCCTCACCGACCTCGTCCCCGACCCCACCGCGCTCGAGACCCTGCACACCGGCAGCACCTGGGCCGAGGGGCCGTGCTGGGTCCCCACGACCCGGACACTGCGGTGGTCGGACATCCCGGGGGACCGCGTCCTGCAGTGGTCGGCGGCCGACGGTTCGGTGTCGGTGTACGCCCAGGGCGTCGAGTTCACCAACGGCCGGACCCTCGACCACGACGGTTCGGTGGTGCAGTGCTCGCACGGGCGCCGACGGGTGGAGCGCGACCGGGACGGCGTGGTCACCCCCATCACGACCCGGTGGGGCGCGGTGGCCTACAACTCCCCGAACGACGTCGTCGTCGCCCGGGACGGCAGCGTCTGGTTCACCGACCCGGCCTACGGCATCACCCAGCCGCGCGAGGGGCACCCGGGCGAGCGGGAGTACGGCGACCACTGGGTGTTCCGCTGCGGCCCCAACGGCGAGGACCTGCGCCCGGTCGTCCTCGACGCCGACGAGCCGAACGGTCTGGCGTTCTCGCCCGACGAGCGGGTCCTGTACGTGGCGAGCTCGGACGGCGACCGCCCGGTGATCCGCGCCTACGACGTCGTCACGGACGCTCCGGCTGCGCCCGGCGTCCGCGGGGTGCGGGTGAAGAACGGCCGTGACCTGGTGCGCTTCGCCCCGGGCGAGGGCGTGCCCGACGGCCTCCGCGTCGACGAGGCCGGGCGGATCTGGACCTCGGCCGCCGTCGGGGTGTTCGTGTACGAGCCGGACGGCACCCGGATCGGCGTGGTCCCGGTGCCCGAGACCGTCGCGAACCTCTGCTTCGGCGGCGACGACGGCCGCGACCTGTTCATCACCGCGACCACCTCGGTGCACCGCATCCGGACCACCACCCGGGACGCCGCCCGCCGCTGA
- the rlmC gene encoding 23S rRNA (uracil(747)-C(5))-methyltransferase RlmC: MQCDYFDRGVCRSCTLMGQPYGDQVLDKELRTRELLHDAVDAAGGPGAVEWLPAVTSPESGYRNKAKMVVGGTVQQPTVGILDERQRGVDLRHCGICTPGIQHALPVLADFIASAGLMPYDVRQRRGELKYVLVTESPDGELMVRFVLRSEGQLPRLRDRLGELRRVLPQAVVVTANLLPEHKAVTEGDREVVLTEQQTLPMRLGPVTMHLRPQSFFQTNTSVATQLYAQASAWIDEVGPASMWDLYCGVGGFALHAARPGRSVTGIETSREAIVSAKQSAREAGLTDVRFAADDATAHALRARPGTAPELVVVNPPRRGIGAELAGWFERSEVRHVVYSSCNPVTLARDLAVMPSFRLRRVRVLDMFPQTGHLEAVTLLSRA, encoded by the coding sequence ATGCAGTGCGACTACTTCGACCGCGGGGTCTGCCGGTCGTGCACCCTGATGGGTCAGCCCTACGGAGACCAGGTCCTCGACAAGGAGCTCCGCACCCGCGAACTCCTGCACGACGCCGTCGACGCGGCCGGCGGCCCGGGGGCGGTGGAGTGGCTGCCGGCGGTGACCAGCCCGGAGTCCGGCTACCGCAACAAGGCGAAGATGGTCGTCGGCGGCACGGTGCAGCAGCCGACCGTCGGGATCCTCGACGAGCGGCAGCGCGGGGTCGACCTGCGGCACTGCGGCATCTGCACGCCGGGCATCCAGCACGCGCTGCCGGTCCTGGCCGACTTCATCGCGTCCGCCGGGCTGATGCCGTACGACGTCCGGCAGCGTCGTGGTGAGCTGAAGTACGTGCTCGTCACCGAGTCGCCCGACGGCGAGCTGATGGTGCGGTTCGTGCTCCGCAGCGAGGGGCAGTTGCCGCGCCTGCGTGACCGGCTCGGCGAGCTCCGCCGGGTCCTGCCGCAGGCCGTCGTGGTCACCGCGAACCTGCTGCCCGAGCACAAGGCCGTGACCGAGGGGGACCGGGAGGTCGTGCTCACGGAGCAGCAGACCCTGCCGATGCGCCTGGGGCCGGTGACGATGCACCTGCGCCCGCAGAGCTTCTTCCAGACGAACACGTCCGTCGCGACGCAGCTGTACGCGCAGGCGTCGGCGTGGATCGACGAGGTCGGCCCGGCCTCGATGTGGGACCTGTACTGCGGCGTCGGCGGGTTCGCGCTGCACGCCGCACGTCCGGGTCGATCGGTGACCGGCATCGAGACCAGCCGCGAGGCGATCGTGTCCGCGAAGCAGTCCGCCCGCGAGGCCGGCCTGACCGACGTCCGCTTCGCCGCCGACGACGCCACCGCCCACGCGCTGCGTGCCCGCCCCGGTACCGCCCCGGAACTCGTCGTCGTCAACCCGCCGCGGCGCGGCATCGGCGCCGAGCTCGCGGGCTGGTTCGAGAGGTCCGAGGTCCGGCACGTCGTCTACTCCAGCTGCAACCCGGTGACGCTCGCCCGCGACCTCGCGGTGATGCCCTCGTTCCGGCTGCGGCGCGTCCGCGTGCTCGACATGTTCCCGCAGACGGGGCACCTCGAGGCCGTCACGCTGCTGTCGCGGGCCTGA
- a CDS encoding transglycosylase family protein, whose protein sequence is MKNHTRTRALVGGLAFAGIAATGVGLAAAPASAADGSTWDALAACESSGNWAANTGNGYYGGLQFTQSTWTANGGTGSPAGASRSTQIAVAENVLASQGWGAWPACSAKLGLSGTSGAAPAPVAQPAAPAPAPQAAAPAAPTRQAAPAPQATAPKAVASTPAPSATATKPAAVPTSGKTYKVASGDTLDTIATKLGVEGGWKQLWAANTSTVDDANLIYAGQTLQLPA, encoded by the coding sequence ATGAAGAACCACACCCGAACTCGCGCCCTCGTCGGCGGACTCGCCTTCGCTGGCATCGCCGCAACGGGCGTCGGTCTCGCGGCTGCACCGGCCAGCGCGGCCGACGGCTCGACCTGGGACGCCCTGGCGGCCTGCGAGTCCAGCGGCAACTGGGCCGCGAACACCGGCAACGGCTACTACGGCGGACTGCAGTTCACGCAGAGCACCTGGACCGCCAACGGCGGCACGGGCAGCCCGGCCGGCGCGAGCCGTTCGACGCAGATCGCCGTGGCCGAGAACGTCCTCGCCTCGCAGGGCTGGGGCGCCTGGCCCGCCTGCTCCGCGAAGCTCGGCCTGAGCGGCACGAGCGGCGCGGCCCCGGCACCCGTCGCCCAGCCGGCGGCACCGGCACCGGCTCCGCAGGCGGCGGCCCCGGCGGCACCGACCCGTCAGGCGGCTCCGGCACCGCAGGCCACGGCCCCGAAGGCCGTCGCGAGCACGCCGGCCCCGTCGGCGACCGCGACCAAGCCGGCCGCCGTCCCGACCAGCGGCAAGACCTACAAGGTGGCCTCGGGCGACACGCTCGACACCATCGCGACGAAGCTCGGCGTCGAGGGCGGCTGGAAGCAGCTGTGGGCGGCGAACACGTCGACCGTCGACGACGCGAACCTCATCTACGCAGGACAGACCCTGCAGCTCCCGGCCTGA
- a CDS encoding LCP family protein — MSGRRALARSHRRRPVRRALLIAVGLLTLVTIVLAVVVSAFIGGLAHRYDAGRTVIDSPFPTGARPSATGGAVNVLLIGSDSRARLDPDHDGAAGGRADVLMLAHLSADRRQVSLISILRDSWVDVPGHGTAKINAAYSWGGVALTVQTVEQLLDVRVDHVAEMDFAGLADMTDALGGVTVDSSTAFDARGHHFTVGPNRMDGDTALAFVRERYAFADADHTRVRNQQAFMRAVVQRVVSQDTLTSPETIQRFVSSSSEYLAVDPGLDFSALVRLGWSLRDFRAAGLSTTTLPSAGGGTSDDGQSYVRIDRSAVSSLTIALRSDDVSGWLATHAAG; from the coding sequence ATGTCCGGCCGTCGTGCCCTCGCCCGGAGCCACCGCCGGCGCCCCGTCCGTCGCGCGCTGCTGATCGCCGTCGGGCTGCTCACGCTCGTGACGATCGTCCTCGCCGTGGTCGTCAGCGCGTTCATCGGTGGCCTGGCACACCGCTACGACGCAGGGCGGACCGTCATCGACTCCCCGTTCCCGACGGGTGCGCGCCCGAGCGCCACCGGAGGCGCTGTGAACGTCCTGCTCATCGGCTCGGACTCCCGTGCCCGACTCGACCCGGACCACGACGGCGCAGCAGGCGGCCGTGCGGACGTGCTGATGCTCGCGCACCTGTCAGCGGATCGCCGGCAGGTCTCCCTGATCTCGATCCTCCGCGACTCCTGGGTCGACGTCCCCGGCCACGGCACCGCGAAGATCAACGCCGCGTACTCCTGGGGCGGTGTCGCCCTCACGGTGCAGACCGTCGAACAGCTCCTCGACGTCCGGGTCGACCACGTGGCCGAGATGGACTTCGCGGGCCTCGCCGACATGACCGACGCGCTGGGAGGCGTCACCGTCGACTCGTCGACCGCGTTCGACGCCCGGGGGCACCACTTCACGGTCGGCCCCAACCGCATGGACGGCGACACAGCCCTCGCCTTCGTGCGCGAACGGTACGCCTTCGCCGACGCCGACCACACCCGGGTGCGGAACCAGCAGGCGTTCATGCGCGCGGTCGTCCAACGGGTCGTCTCCCAGGACACCCTGACGAGCCCGGAGACGATCCAGCGGTTCGTGTCCTCGAGCAGCGAGTACCTCGCCGTGGACCCGGGCCTGGACTTCTCGGCACTCGTCCGGCTGGGGTGGTCCCTCCGCGACTTCCGGGCCGCCGGACTGTCCACCACGACGCTGCCGTCGGCCGGTGGCGGCACGAGCGACGACGGGCAGTCCTACGTCCGGATCGACCGGTCGGCCGTCTCCAGCCTGACGATCGCGCTCCGCTCCGACGACGTGTCCGGCTGGCTCGCGACCCACGCCGCCGGATGA
- a CDS encoding MarR family transcriptional regulator: protein MEDQSAQWPIGRLLAAASRAVEREWDERLRAIGLQHAALIALDIALRTGPTSADVIARTARVQPQTMSRTLERLERDGMIERSPHPEDGRRRLVTVTEHGRRMWDTARHIEREVLPDDPELRARLGAIVAGVRRSDPDEVLAPDM, encoded by the coding sequence ATGGAGGACCAGTCCGCGCAGTGGCCGATCGGACGCCTGCTCGCCGCTGCGTCCCGCGCCGTCGAACGCGAGTGGGACGAGCGTCTCCGGGCCATCGGGCTGCAGCACGCCGCCCTCATCGCGCTCGACATCGCCCTCCGCACCGGACCGACCAGCGCCGACGTCATCGCCCGCACCGCCCGCGTCCAGCCCCAGACGATGTCGCGCACCCTCGAGCGCCTGGAGCGCGACGGGATGATCGAGCGCAGTCCCCACCCAGAGGACGGCCGTCGGCGACTCGTCACCGTGACCGAGCACGGGCGCCGGATGTGGGACACCGCGCGGCACATCGAGCGCGAGGTCCTGCCGGACGACCCGGAGCTCCGCGCCCGGCTCGGCGCGATCGTGGCCGGCGTGCGGCGGTCCGATCCCGACGAGGTACTTGCACCTGATATGTGA
- a CDS encoding efflux RND transporter permease subunit: MPRSLRIAIPALVILVWLVVASVGGPFFGRISEVSTNDQTSFLPASADATAVQDRSSAFRDASGAPAIVVLERDGGLTSADTAAADRIAEALGDRDDVDQVSPVIPSRDGDAVEVVATLTASAETGDAVAAIRADVDDALPDGLRGYVTGPAGFTADLTEAFAGIDGLLLGVALLAVLVILIVVYRSPLLPFLVLATAVFALTASILVVWALAKAGVVTVNGQVQGILSILVIGAATDYALLYTSRYREALRDHRTGWDATKAALRGSLEPIIASGGTVIVGVLCLLLSDLNSNKALGPVAAIGIAFSVLAALTLLPALLLCFRRAAFWPLRPAFGSAHPVLTGPDARGLWARVGRLVGRRSRLVWIVCTVGLLAMSTGLLGLRADGVPQSDLVIGQSQARDGQTVLADHFPGGSGSPALVLGDADRIDRLADAVTGVDGVDGVTAAAKDAPSGTTPVGADAAGTTTGTATGAPAADPTVSRGQVLLEATLADPADSAAAERTVRQLRTAVERVDPGARVGGVTATAIDTNDTGIRDRTLIIPVVLGVILLILMLLLRSIVTPLVLIGSVIVSFAAALGVGALVFDHLFHFPGADPSVPLFSFVFLVALGVDYNIFLMTRVREETLRHGPREGVLRGLGATGGVITSAGVVLAATFAALGVIPILFLVQIAFVVAFGVLLDTVVVRSLLVPALVLDLGRRAWWPSRLSRRPRDM; encoded by the coding sequence GTGCCCCGCTCCCTCCGCATCGCGATCCCCGCCCTCGTCATCCTCGTCTGGCTGGTCGTCGCCTCGGTCGGCGGCCCCTTCTTCGGGCGGATCTCCGAGGTCTCGACGAACGACCAGACCTCGTTCCTGCCGGCCTCCGCCGACGCCACCGCGGTACAGGACCGCAGCAGTGCCTTCCGGGACGCCAGCGGGGCGCCGGCCATCGTCGTGCTCGAGCGGGACGGCGGGCTGACGTCCGCCGACACCGCCGCCGCTGACCGGATCGCCGAGGCGCTCGGGGACCGGGACGACGTCGACCAGGTCAGCCCGGTGATCCCGAGCCGGGACGGGGACGCGGTCGAGGTCGTCGCCACGCTGACCGCCTCGGCCGAGACCGGGGACGCGGTCGCAGCGATCCGGGCGGACGTGGACGACGCCCTGCCGGACGGGCTGCGCGGGTACGTCACGGGTCCGGCGGGCTTCACCGCCGACCTCACCGAGGCATTCGCGGGCATCGACGGCCTGCTGCTCGGGGTTGCGCTCCTCGCGGTGCTCGTCATCCTCATCGTGGTCTACCGCTCGCCGCTGCTGCCGTTCCTGGTGCTCGCCACCGCAGTGTTCGCCCTGACCGCGTCGATCCTGGTCGTCTGGGCACTGGCGAAGGCCGGCGTCGTCACCGTGAACGGGCAGGTGCAGGGCATCCTCTCGATCCTGGTGATCGGGGCCGCGACCGACTACGCGCTCCTCTACACGTCCCGGTACCGCGAGGCCCTCCGCGACCACCGCACCGGGTGGGACGCCACCAAGGCAGCACTCCGCGGCAGCCTCGAGCCGATCATCGCCTCGGGCGGCACGGTCATCGTCGGCGTGCTGTGCCTGCTGCTGTCGGACCTCAACTCGAACAAGGCGCTCGGCCCGGTCGCGGCGATCGGCATCGCCTTCAGCGTGCTCGCCGCCCTCACCCTGCTGCCCGCGCTCCTCCTCTGCTTCCGGCGTGCCGCGTTCTGGCCGCTGCGTCCCGCGTTCGGCAGCGCCCACCCGGTGCTCACCGGCCCGGACGCCCGGGGACTCTGGGCCCGGGTGGGCCGGCTCGTCGGGCGGCGCTCCCGGTTGGTCTGGATCGTCTGCACGGTCGGGCTCCTGGCGATGAGCACGGGCCTGCTCGGGCTGCGCGCTGACGGGGTGCCGCAGAGCGACCTGGTGATCGGGCAGTCGCAGGCCCGCGACGGCCAGACCGTGCTGGCGGACCACTTCCCCGGCGGCTCCGGCAGCCCGGCGCTCGTGCTCGGCGACGCGGACCGGATCGACCGTCTCGCCGACGCGGTCACCGGGGTGGACGGGGTCGACGGCGTCACCGCGGCCGCGAAGGACGCACCCTCCGGCACCACTCCGGTCGGCGCGGACGCCGCCGGCACGACGACCGGCACTGCCACCGGCGCCCCGGCTGCCGACCCGACCGTGTCACGCGGCCAGGTGCTCCTCGAGGCGACCCTCGCCGACCCGGCCGACTCCGCCGCGGCCGAGCGGACCGTCCGGCAGCTCCGCACCGCGGTCGAACGGGTCGACCCCGGTGCCCGCGTGGGTGGCGTCACCGCGACCGCGATCGACACGAACGACACCGGCATCCGCGACCGCACCCTGATCATCCCCGTCGTCCTGGGCGTGATCCTGCTCATCCTGATGCTGCTGCTCCGGAGCATCGTGACACCGCTCGTCCTCATCGGCAGCGTCATCGTGTCCTTCGCGGCCGCACTCGGCGTCGGCGCGCTCGTCTTCGACCACCTGTTCCACTTCCCCGGAGCCGACCCGTCGGTGCCGCTGTTCTCGTTCGTGTTCCTGGTGGCGCTCGGCGTGGACTACAACATCTTCCTCATGACCCGGGTGCGGGAAGAGACGCTCCGCCACGGTCCGCGCGAGGGCGTCCTGCGCGGGCTCGGGGCCACCGGTGGGGTGATCACCTCTGCGGGGGTCGTGCTCGCCGCCACCTTCGCGGCCCTCGGGGTGATCCCGATCCTGTTCCTCGTGCAGATCGCCTTCGTCGTCGCGTTCGGGGTGCTGCTCGACACCGTGGTGGTCCGGTCCCTGCTCGTCCCGGCGCTCGTGCTCGACCTCGGTCGTCGGGCCTGGTGGCCGTCGCGCCTCTCGCGCCGACCGCGTGACATGTGA
- a CDS encoding GntR family transcriptional regulator gives MPVPSTQPAAERKLLRDTVQDKIRDAIMDGTLEPGERLNDDDLIAWLGVSRTPIREALAELARAGLVEMAPNRYTRVAAPTKTELLDAYQTLGVIYGGVVRLAVPRFTDAERRRVVATLDQVLTQLGKGEQAALAHDGADVYAMWADACGNASLAQLCKATTDGLSFKLRVPEIAEVVPVDVVTPRIADLRDAVRAKDPIAAELAMEAVHLLPERS, from the coding sequence ATGCCCGTACCCTCCACGCAGCCGGCCGCCGAGCGCAAGCTCCTCCGTGACACCGTCCAGGACAAGATCCGCGACGCGATCATGGACGGCACCCTGGAGCCCGGCGAACGCCTCAACGACGACGACCTGATCGCCTGGCTCGGTGTCTCCCGCACCCCGATCCGCGAAGCGCTCGCCGAACTGGCCCGCGCCGGACTGGTCGAGATGGCGCCGAACCGGTACACCCGGGTCGCCGCCCCCACCAAGACCGAGCTGCTCGACGCGTACCAGACCCTCGGCGTGATCTACGGCGGTGTCGTCCGGCTGGCGGTCCCGCGCTTCACCGACGCCGAGCGCCGCCGGGTCGTGGCGACGCTCGACCAGGTGCTCACACAACTCGGCAAGGGCGAGCAGGCAGCCCTGGCGCACGACGGCGCCGACGTCTACGCGATGTGGGCGGACGCGTGCGGCAACGCCTCGCTCGCGCAGCTCTGCAAGGCGACGACCGACGGGCTGTCGTTCAAGCTCCGCGTGCCCGAGATCGCCGAGGTCGTGCCCGTGGACGTCGTCACACCCCGGATCGCGGACCTCCGTGACGCGGTGCGTGCGAAGGACCCGATCGCCGCCGAGCTGGCCATGGAGGCCGTGCACCTGCTGCCCGAGCGGAGCTGA
- a CDS encoding YdcF family protein has translation MFLTVVAVCCAAVAVPLLVNGARAFRRGARSLTRLLALVAGLAVLALGVLVAVLAAVGTTVSTALLVLVLALAGYLALVFAVFLGAAVAYGHVRVTEEAESLVVLGCGLVHGAVSPMLRSRLDRTLEVFHRSVAAGRTPVVVPSGGQGEDEDRTEADAMAEYLVAHGVPAGLVHREGRSTNTRENLRYSADVLRDAGLHGRTLVVTNDYHVMRTAMTARRTGLDARVLGAPTARQSVPSAFLREFAAVLVMHGWWHLGALAAIVVLWGVGLATGLLPA, from the coding sequence GTGTTCCTGACCGTCGTCGCCGTCTGCTGCGCCGCCGTGGCGGTCCCCCTGCTGGTGAACGGGGCCCGTGCGTTCCGGCGCGGCGCACGGAGCCTGACCCGGTTGCTGGCGCTCGTCGCCGGGCTGGCCGTCCTGGCGCTCGGCGTCCTGGTCGCGGTCCTCGCAGCCGTCGGGACCACGGTGAGCACGGCGCTGCTCGTGCTGGTCCTGGCACTGGCGGGGTACCTGGCGCTGGTGTTCGCCGTGTTCCTCGGCGCCGCGGTCGCGTACGGCCACGTCCGGGTCACGGAGGAGGCCGAGTCACTGGTCGTCCTCGGCTGCGGGCTCGTGCACGGTGCGGTCTCGCCGATGCTGCGGTCCCGCCTGGACCGCACGCTCGAGGTGTTCCACCGCTCCGTCGCCGCCGGCCGCACGCCGGTCGTGGTGCCCTCCGGCGGCCAGGGCGAGGACGAGGACCGCACCGAGGCCGACGCGATGGCGGAGTACCTGGTCGCGCACGGAGTGCCCGCCGGACTGGTGCACCGGGAGGGCCGGTCGACGAACACCCGCGAGAACCTCCGGTACTCCGCCGACGTGCTGCGCGACGCCGGCTTGCACGGCCGGACGCTCGTCGTCACGAACGACTACCACGTGATGCGCACCGCGATGACGGCGCGACGGACGGGCCTCGACGCCCGGGTGCTCGGGGCGCCGACGGCCAGGCAGTCGGTGCCGAGCGCGTTCCTCCGCGAGTTCGCGGCCGTGCTCGTGATGCACGGGTGGTGGCACCTCGGGGCACTCGCGGCGATCGTGGTGCTGTGGGGCGTGGGGCTCGCGACCGGGCTGCTCCCGGCCTGA
- a CDS encoding LCP family protein — MTNAPEETRPRRADRAVPPRHGRRKRHWGVVFPALAGVLTMAVLLSGGYAAYAYNRLASSVTKVDAIGSAPPAKDDVDGRAMNILLVGDDHRPDNATPEQMAELNTQSDGGATNTDTMIVLHIAADGRSATMISFPRDSYVDIPGVGKGKLNSAFSYGTMNGGGDTGGAKKLIATIQGLSGLTIDHYVRVSLLGFYEIVKQLGPVNVCLNQAAQDDFSGVDLPAGVSELNAAQALSFVRQRHGLPNGDLDRQVRQQYFLSQEARKILSAGTLLNPVKTTNIIDAIGSSVETDQGLDMLTLARQMSNLRPSNIKSATIPILGTPTIYPNGSALSIVEVDTAGMPAFVQSLVGEPPAYTQATAAAAGSVSVTVSNGSGVTGAAAAASAVLAGRGFQVGAPGSSDTTATTMVQYPVGMEAQAKALVAVVPGAVPVQSTAVQGVTLVLGTDGKTPQAAAQPGTSTPAPAEPSKEAAAPKPTTAPAEPSPSSTAVHEYGQEGVCIN; from the coding sequence GTGACGAACGCACCCGAGGAGACCAGGCCACGCCGGGCCGATCGCGCCGTGCCGCCCCGCCACGGACGCCGCAAGCGCCACTGGGGAGTCGTCTTCCCTGCGCTCGCCGGCGTCCTCACGATGGCTGTGCTGCTGAGCGGCGGGTACGCGGCGTACGCGTACAACCGCCTGGCCAGCAGCGTCACGAAGGTGGACGCGATCGGCAGTGCGCCGCCCGCGAAGGACGACGTCGACGGCCGCGCGATGAACATCCTGCTCGTCGGCGACGACCACCGTCCGGACAACGCGACGCCGGAGCAGATGGCGGAGCTCAACACCCAGTCCGACGGCGGCGCGACCAACACGGACACGATGATCGTGCTGCACATCGCCGCGGACGGCCGGAGCGCGACGATGATCTCGTTCCCGCGCGACTCGTACGTGGACATCCCGGGCGTCGGCAAGGGCAAGCTCAACAGCGCGTTCTCGTACGGCACGATGAACGGCGGTGGGGACACCGGCGGTGCGAAGAAGCTCATCGCGACGATCCAGGGCCTCAGCGGGCTGACGATCGACCACTACGTGCGCGTCTCGCTGCTCGGGTTCTACGAGATCGTCAAGCAGCTCGGTCCGGTGAACGTCTGCCTGAACCAGGCTGCCCAGGACGACTTCTCGGGTGTCGACCTGCCGGCCGGCGTCTCGGAGCTCAACGCGGCGCAGGCCCTGTCGTTCGTCCGGCAGCGGCACGGTCTGCCGAACGGTGACCTCGACCGCCAGGTCCGCCAGCAGTACTTCCTGTCGCAGGAGGCCCGGAAGATCCTGTCCGCCGGCACCCTGCTCAACCCGGTGAAGACGACGAACATCATCGACGCGATCGGCAGCTCGGTGGAGACCGACCAGGGGCTCGACATGCTGACCCTGGCGCGGCAGATGAGCAACCTGCGGCCGTCGAACATCAAGTCGGCGACGATCCCGATCCTCGGCACCCCGACGATCTACCCGAACGGGTCGGCACTGTCGATCGTCGAGGTCGACACCGCCGGCATGCCCGCGTTCGTGCAGAGCCTGGTCGGCGAGCCGCCGGCGTACACGCAGGCGACCGCGGCTGCGGCCGGGTCGGTCTCGGTGACGGTCTCGAACGGCAGCGGCGTCACGGGTGCCGCGGCCGCCGCTTCCGCGGTGCTCGCGGGTCGTGGCTTCCAGGTCGGCGCCCCGGGTTCCTCGGACACCACGGCGACGACGATGGTGCAGTACCCGGTCGGCATGGAGGCGCAGGCCAAGGCCCTGGTCGCCGTCGTGCCCGGCGCGGTGCCGGTCCAGAGCACCGCCGTGCAGGGGGTCACCCTGGTGCTCGGCACCGACGGCAAGACGCCGCAGGCCGCCGCCCAGCCGGGCACGTCGACGCCCGCCCCGGCGGAGCCGTCGAAGGAGGCCGCAGCGCCGAAGCCGACGACGGCGCCCGCCGAGCCGAGCCCGTCGTCCACCGCCGTCCACGAGTACGGCCAGGAGGGCGTCTGCATCAACTGA